The Streptococcus sanguinis genome contains the following window.
CGTCATTGTCTGAAGATCTCCTGCATTTGTATATCCTTTCTTACTTGAGATTTCCACCCTCCACAATAGAGAATAGAAAGCGGTGGGACTATTGTCCTACCGCATATTAATCTCCTATCACAAAAGCTCGTTTTAAGCACAAACTCCCACACTATACTGCTTCGCATTCCCAAGCTTAATGAATATTTTCACTCCTCAACAAAGAGTCCCAAGATATGGACATTATCTGCAACGGAGACGAAGGCAGCTGGGTCTGTATGCTTCATGATTTGCTTGAATTCATTAAACTCAGCTCGGGTGATAACCGTCACCAGAACAGCTTTTTTCTCATGATTGTAAGTTCCCTCAGCGCCATGAATCACTGTCGCCCCGCGATGCAGCTTGTTATGAATCTTATCAATCACCCTATCCGGATGGCTGGTGATAATCATAGCCTGCATGCGCTTCTGCTTGGTAAAGACCGCATCCGTCACTCGGCTAGACACAAAATAGTAATCATGGAATACAACGCATATTCCCAGCCAAAGGTCAGACCCGCAATCAGCATAATAATGCCATTGACAATCAAGGAAATATTCCCGACATTCCGACCTGTTTTTTTCCGAACAGTCAGACTGACAATATCAGTCCCACCGCTGGAAATACTGGACTTAAGGGCAAAGCCAATCCCTGCTCCCATGACCACACCCCCGAAAAGGGCGTTGATAATAGGATTATCAGTCAGGGTCACTTCCGGCACAAATTGGATAAAAAGCGAGCTCATCGTAACCGTGATAAAGGTAAAAATGGTAAACTTATGCCCAATCTGGTACCAGGCCAAGATCATCAGCGGAATATTGATAGCATAAAAAGTCACAGAAACCGGAATGGTGAAACCTAAGAAACGAGTACTGAGGGCAGTAATGACCTGCGCTAGACCAGTCGCCCCGCTGGAATAGACATGCCCCGGCTGAAAGAAGAAATTGACTGCAACAGCTGACAAAAAGCCATAGACAAGCGAGGCAGAAATCTTCTCATCGTACTTCTCACGCGAGATACTCTTTAAAGACCGCAAAATCTTAAAATTATAAGCAAACCTGCGGACATGATAGCGAAAGAGTTTGTAAAAATTAGTCTTCTTCATGTGCTTCCACTTGTAAACTTAATTCCTCTAGTTGAGATGCCGACACTGGACTAGGTGCCTGCGTCATTGGATCAGAGGCCTTGTTGTTCTTTGGAAAGGCAATGACTTCGCGGATGTTTTCTTCACCAGCCAAGAGCATCACAAAACGGTCCAAGCCCAGAGCTAATCCGCCATGCGGTGGAAAGCCATAGTCCATAGCTTCCAAAAGGAAGCCAAACTGCTCGGCAGCTTCTTGAGCTGAGAAACCAAGCGCCTTGAACATCCGCTCCTGCAAGGCTTTCTGGTTGATCCGAAGACTGCCGCCACCTAGCTCATAACCATTGAGGACGATATCATAAGCCACAGCCCGTACCTTGCTCAGGTCGCCTTCCAGCTCTTGCTCAGAATCTTTCTGAGGCAGGGTAAAAGGATGGTGGGCGCTCATGTAGCGGCCCTCTTCTTCTGACCATTCAAACATGGGCCAATCCACTACCCAAAGGTAGTTAAAGGTATCTGGGTCAATCAAGTCTAGCTCTTTAGCCAAACGAACACGAAGAGCTCCCAAAGCAGCGTTTGCCACTTCTAAAATATCAGCTACAAAGAGAACTAAATCATTATTTTCAAGCTGTAAAGCTTCTGTCAACTGACTTGTCAAGTCTGTCAAGAACTTAGCAACTGGACCAGTCAACTCACCATCAGCCACTTTCACCCAAGCAAGACCTTTAGCACCATGCTGTTTCGCTTGCTCTGTCAGCTTATCAATATCCTTACGAGAGTATTTATCTGCAGCATTTTTCACGACGATGGCCTTGACAGCTGGAGCTTCTGAAAAGACCTTGAAGTCAACTCCCTTGACAAGCTCTGTCAAGTCTTGCAACAACATCTCAAAACGGGTATCAGGCTTGTCAACCCCATAAAGAGCCATGGCATCATCATACTTCATACGTGGGAAAGGTAGAGACACCTCAATACCCTTGGTCTCTTTCATAACACGAGCAATCAAGCCTTCTGTAATGTCCTGAATCTCTTGATCAGATAAGAAAGAAGTCTCCAAGTCTACCTGAGTAAACTCTGGCTGACGGTCACCACGCAAGTCCTCGTCTCGGAAGCACTTAACAATCTGATAATAACGATCAAAACCAGCATTCATCAAGAGCTGCTTGGTAATCTGCGGACTCTGTGGCAGAGCGTAAAAGTGCCCCTGATGAACCCGACTAGGCACCAAGTAATCACGCGCCCCTTCTGGCGTTGACTTAGATAGGAAAGGCGTTTCCACATCAAGGAACTCCAGCTCATCTAGATAGTTGCGGATAGAGTGGGTCACCTTGGCACGGAGCTTAAAGTTTTCCAGCATCTCTGGCCGGCGCAAGTCCAGATAACGGTAGCGCAAGCGCGTGTCATCATTCACCTCGATCCCGTCTTTGATTTCAAAAGGAGTCGTCTTGGCTGTATTTAAGACAGTCAGGCTTTCCACATGCAGCTCCACGCTTCCTGTCGCCAGCTTGTCATTGGCCTGCTCACGCTCAGCCACCTTACCTGTCACCTCCAGCACAAACTCACTGCGCAGACTTTCTGCCGTCGCCATGACCTCTGCAGACACTGTCTCAGGATTGATGACCAGCTGCATAATGCCCTCGCGGTCGCGCAAATCAATGAAAATCAGACCGCCCAAATCCCGACGGCGGGCAACCCAGCCCTTCAAAGTGACTTCCTGACCAACATGCTCCTTGCGAACACGCCCAGCATACATAGAACGTTTCATCTTTACTCTCCAAATTTTTAATTCTGTTACTATTTTACCACAAAGAGCCTAAGAAAGCCCTTCTGTCCGTTCTTTTTCTGAAAAATATTAAAGCACATTATTTCTAATGCTGACAGTTATGACAAAAGGCCTGAGGCAAAGACCCCAGACCAACTGTCTACTCTATAGATTATTCCTTTTTCTTGCGATCCTCATAGAGACTAGGCGCAAATGCTTTTGTCACCATGGCCGTCACGAAGCGAAAAACTCCCGCTGCCAGACCAAAAATCGGCGCCAAAGCACGGAAGAAAAAATCTCCCCGCATAAAATAACAAAGCAGACCAGTAATCACGAAGATAACCAAGCCCTGCACCAGAACCACCAATAATATTTTCTTCATCATTCCCTCGACTTTCTATAGACTATTATAGCATAAGCTGCTAGGGATGGATATGGGTTGAAAAATTTTGTTTTCTTAGTTCATAGATTCGAACTTTATCCTCATAAGTTAATTTCATTTAAAAACACCCCCAAAGTTAGATTTTTTCTGTCTAACTTTGGGGGTGCGGTTCAAAATTCACTCTCTTTAGATTAATCAGGCAATTCTACCTTCAAACTCATATCTGTATTCTGTAATGTCTTCTGTACAACTGCTAAAAAGGCTAGACCGTTGTCAGATGGAGAATACTGGAATGTGATATGAATGACTTTTTTATCAAAGTTATCGCCGTATCGTTTCACATACTGTTTGCTTTCGAGGAAATAGATATAGTTATTGAGTTTTTCTTGAAGTTTCAAGAGATGCTCCTCTTCTAATGACTCAATCCATTTGTTTTCATCAATCAACAACAACTCTAGATGGTCATCAGAGACACCTATAGCATCTATACTTGTAACATCTAGTTCAATTTTCTCAACTTCTTTAATCGGTTCTACCACTTTAGGTGGATTGTAGTATTTTTCCTTGAATTCCTTAAGAATCTTCTCTACCTTTTCTTCATCACACTGTCTGTATAATGGACTACGGTCTAATACATTACATAGTCTTTCATAGGTATAAGTACGTTTCTGCTCATCTGATAATTTTGAAATACTTTCTATAATATTTCTTACCAACTCATCTGTTTCAATAACAAAGGGAAGGCTTGTATATCTTCTTAAACGACTGCCTTGCATAGAAATATAATCTGTTACCTTATCTAATTTGACTAGGTCAACCGATAAGCTAAAATCTTTCAAGATTTCAAAGGTTCTGCGCGCTATATCCCTATCACCTTCCACATACAAAGGATATAAGCAATATTCCATTAATACTCCAATATCTGTACTATCCACTTCATAAGAATCTCGTTGTCGAAAACGATACTTAGCTTCCGTCCCTAGAAAAACTTCAGCTTCTTTCCCTTCCTTCATTATTTCACGATAGTCTTTTACAAAATTTTGATAGTTTTCTTTATTTTTCAATTTATATGTCTGCATTTATTTACTCCATTGATTTATTCTGAAAATTCCTTCAACTTGCTCAATGTTATTAGTGCCTGGTTCATAGACGCGTGGATTTTTGATTTCATAATACCCTTGGCGTTTAATCGTAGATAAAAAGTCATCATAAGAATGTCCCTTCATATCAATTGACGGCATGAGTAACTCGCTATTTTTACCTATTTCACAAAAGTCGTCATAACCTAGTACAATTATACCACAAAAAGAGAGCGTTTCCGCTCCCTTTATTACTCTGGTAATTCTACCTTCAAACTCATATCTGTAGGTTGTAACACCTTCTGAACCGCTGCGAGAAAGGCTAAACCGTTATCAGATGGAGAATACTGGAATGTGATATGGATGACTTTTTTGTCAAACTTATCACCGTATCGTTCTACATACTGCTTGCTTTCGAGGAAGTAGATATAGTTATTGAGTTTTTCTTGAAGTTTCAAGAGATGGTCCTCTTCTAATGACTCTATCCATTTGTTTTCATCAATCAGCAACAACTCTAGATGGTCATCAGAGACACCTATAGCATCTATACTTGTAACATCTAGTTCAATTTCCTCAACTGTTTTAATGGTTTCTACTACCTTTGGTGGATTGTAGTATTTTTCCTTGAACTCCTTAAGAATCTTCTCCACCTTTTCTTCATCACACTGTCTGTATAATGGACTACGGTCTAATACATTACAGAGTCTTTCATAGGTATAAGTACGTTTCTGCTCATCTGATAATTTTGAAATGCTTTCTATAATATTTCTTACCAATTCATCTGTTTCAATAACAAAGGGAAGGCTTGTATATCTTCTTAAACGACTACCTTGCATAGAAATATAATCAGTTACCTTATCTAGTTTGACTAGGTCAACCGATAAGCTAAAATCTTTTAAGATATCAAAGGTTCTGCGTGCTATATCCCTATCACCTTCCACATACAAAGGATATAGGCAATATTCCATTAATACTCCAATATCTGTACTATCCACGTCATAAGAATCTCGTTGTCGAAAACGATACTTAGCTTCGGTCCCTAGAAAAACTTCAGCTTCTTTCCCTTCCTTCATTATTTCACGATAGTCTTTTACAAAATTTTGATAGTTTTCTTTATTTTTCAATTTGTATGTCTGCATTTATTTACTCCATTGATTTATTCTGAAAATTCCTTCCACTTGCTCAATTTTATTAGTGCCTGGTTTATAGACACGTGGATTTTTGATTTCATAGTATCCTTGACGTTCAATCGCAGATAGAAAGTCATCGTAAGAATGTCCCTTCATATCAATTGACGGCATAAGCAGTTCGCTCTCAGACATATTAATGTTAGATCCAGCCCAAGTTTTGGCTCCCGGGATATTTAAGGATGAGGAACCTGGCGTATCACCATTTGGAAATTGTATCCAGCCCTTTTTATCCATATTCTTGACAAGTTCCGGACTGTACTCATATTGAAACATACCTGTATCGTATGTATCATCTCCAACTCCTTTGACTGTCGCAATCTCATGACCTGATTTCAGAGCTCCATTTTTATCATACAAGAGGGCAGAATCTTCTACAATACTTGTTGTGAAGTTTCCTTGGCCAATCCCATCTTGGGTTACACGTCCTACAGAAGAACCTTTTTCACCAAAAACGAAATCTTCTATACTTTGTCCGTTTACAACAGAGGAAGCTCCACCTTCTAAATAGGGCTGCTTAATAGCCTCTTTGTATACATCTGGATAATCGTACTGTCTGGCCTCATACATCTTATAAAAGGTTTCTTTATTTGGGACTGCCCCTTCTCTAACAGCACGTTCCGCATACGTATCAAAAGTTTCCTTAAATGCCGCTTGCTTCTCTGCTGTATTCCACCTTGTTTCCCAACTTGCAAGTTCATCGAATTTTGCGAATGTCGCCTTTTTGATTTCTGGTGATACATGCTCAATTGAAATATCCGATGTTTTGTGAGAAATAATCTCAATCCGAGTTCCTGGTTCAATTTTAGTGTCACCTGTAAAGCGCCCTTTTCCTTCACCTACGATAGTACCACCATATTTCGATAGATTATCCAGAATATCTTGGCGTTTAATGGACAAACCATCTTTTGCAGTTGTATAATCTTGAATGCGAATTTTTCCAGTTTCATCTACACCGACTGCTTTTAATTGGATACGTTGAATTTCACCTGCCGCATTACGCGTCTCAACGGTTATCCTAGTCTCGACATCGTTTAGATTTGTCTTGAAGTCATCAATCTTTTTAGTTGAAAACTCTCTATAGTTAGAAAAATTTTGTTCAGATAAGTTATTTTTCAGCTTCCAATCTGACATAGAGAGTGGTTCTTCTCCCAAGCTCGTCTTATGAGCGACATAATCATTATAATCACCCCTAATTTGCTTCACCTTCGGTACGTCCACATCACCTGGCTTGACTCCGCTAACAGCCTTGAATGCGCCGTCGCCTGATATCTGCTTGACCTTCGGTACATCCACGCTGACTGTTGGATGGGGTTTCAGCTTAGCCAGGCTCATATCAGCTGAACTGGCTTTCAGATGCAGATCTGGCCTACTACTCAAACGTACATTAGCTGGATCCAGCTTGGGTAGCTGTCCAACTTTGCTCGATACATCAAAATCACCTGCTGGTCTGCTTCCGCCTGGTAAGTCCACATCCAAGTCTGGCGTGCCTCCACGGCCGAACTTCCCACCAAAGTAATTACCAGCCTTGCCTACTCCAAAGCTAGTGACTTGCCCAATCACTAAATTCTGAAGTGCCGTGCTTGAGTCTTGATCTGTTACCGCTGTATAGATAACCTTTGAGACATCATTGGCATCGTCCGCATACTTTCCTAATGTTGCCAAATTCTTCAATAAGTTTGGACCCGATGTGCCAAACTTCGTCAGATAAGCTAGTGAGCCCATTGATGCCAAAGTCGTAGCTGCATCTATCCCAGCCCAAACTCGATCCTCTGTTGAAAGACGATCGCCTGTTATCATAGTCTGACCTGTCCACGCGGAGTATGCATTGTCCGCAAATAGATAGGCACCACTTGCATAAGTTAGGGTCAAAGATGCTCCAGAAGTAAAAGGAGCAAAGATAATACCTCCCGCTGCTGCTAAACCGGCTAAAACCTTTAAGCCAATATCAACTTTCTGCAAAGTATCCTTATTTTCTTCTTGAAAGCGACTAGCTTTCAACCCCTGATAATCAGGTATTTTGCTTGGGAAATACGCCTCAACAATATCTTCTGCACTTTTCCCTTCTAAATTTTTTATTTCTTTATCAGTCAGCTTATCTTTTTGAGCTAGATAGGCTTTTGCTGCCTGTAAGCGAGTCTCATAAACATCCTTTGCCGCCTCAATAGGACTAGCCTTCCCATCTAAAAGTTCGTGTAATTTGTACGGTTGGGGATCATTATAAGCCCTCTGTTCAAAACCATTTGCACCTGCTTCTTGCTTATATTTAATCGTATCTTTTTTTGTATATTTACTCTCGTAAGGTTTTTTATCTCCATTGACATTATTTAGACTCTTAAACGCATCATCCATTCCTCGGGTGAACTTATTGTCAATATTTTGCATGATGTCTGAGTGGACTTTCTTCGCGCTATTTAACATACTATAAATGCGCTGAATCGATTTGTCGAAGATACTACTATCTTTTTTTACACCTAAGGCGGCTTCCCCCTTCTGGGTATATAGGTCTTCAACACCTTCAGACTTTACAGTATTCCCAGTAGCTTCGATATTATCCATGATATCACTCATTGAGCTGAAATAATTATATGCTGGATCTGGTGCTTCTGTGGAAAAGTCTGGTTGATTAGAGTAGTACTTTGTCATTTCTGTGCTCCTCCCTCAAGACTCTTTCTATATTCTTGGTAATTACGCTTAATCTGGTCAATAGATCCTTTTGGATCCCGTTTAATAGCTTCCTTGTCTTCTGCTTTTGCAGTTGGATCGTTCAAGACTAGATTGGCAATTGAGGTCGCTAATACTTTGTCCATATCAATCATCGTATCATAGGTATTTTTTGAATGTCGATAGAGTACTTCACAAATTGTTTCAAACTCTTGTGCTTTAAGATGATAACGGGATAAACCACCATTACTATCACTCTTTCCTATGAAATCGTGAAAGGCGCCTTCAGACGAAAGGTTGGGAAGATTTGATCTAACACTTTGAATTTTTGTAACAATTTGTCCAGCCAGATTGACCATATTTAAACTATGATAAATAAGTTGTTCTTGGTCTGACAGAACTAATTTAATATCTACTGGCATATTAAAGACTCACTTTCAATTTTTTTATAATTTGCTCTTTCAGTTGATCACTGTCAATTGACCGTCGGATTTGCCTATAGAAATCATATTCATAAAGATGGTTATCGTTTTTTAAATAGATGATATCCTGCGTATCTTTTGACAATTCGTTAACTCGAATTCGAATAGCTTCATCATTTCCGTGATGAAGCACCAAGCTCATGAAAGCTTCTTCTTCCCATTGAGAGTGGATATAATCTTTCACGGT
Protein-coding sequences here:
- the aspS gene encoding aspartate--tRNA ligase; this translates as MKRSMYAGRVRKEHVGQEVTLKGWVARRRDLGGLIFIDLRDREGIMQLVINPETVSAEVMATAESLRSEFVLEVTGKVAEREQANDKLATGSVELHVESLTVLNTAKTTPFEIKDGIEVNDDTRLRYRYLDLRRPEMLENFKLRAKVTHSIRNYLDELEFLDVETPFLSKSTPEGARDYLVPSRVHQGHFYALPQSPQITKQLLMNAGFDRYYQIVKCFRDEDLRGDRQPEFTQVDLETSFLSDQEIQDITEGLIARVMKETKGIEVSLPFPRMKYDDAMALYGVDKPDTRFEMLLQDLTELVKGVDFKVFSEAPAVKAIVVKNAADKYSRKDIDKLTEQAKQHGAKGLAWVKVADGELTGPVAKFLTDLTSQLTEALQLENNDLVLFVADILEVANAALGALRVRLAKELDLIDPDTFNYLWVVDWPMFEWSEEEGRYMSAHHPFTLPQKDSEQELEGDLSKVRAVAYDIVLNGYELGGGSLRINQKALQERMFKALGFSAQEAAEQFGFLLEAMDYGFPPHGGLALGLDRFVMLLAGEENIREVIAFPKNNKASDPMTQAPSPVSASQLEELSLQVEAHEED